The sequence below is a genomic window from Nocardia fluminea.
GGCCTGCCCGCCGTGATGCCGCGCCTGAGCCCGGCCGTCGACGAGAACGTGCTACTCAGCGCGGGCCCGTCGGCGAACGCCAACCTCTATGTGGCCTCGAGTTTCTTCATCGACAACCACAGCGAAGAAGGCCGCTCCCGCCGCGCCCGCTACCACCGGCATCAGGGTCGATTCGCCCCCGCGCTCACCACTTTCAGCAACTCCACCTACGAAGCGATCCACCTGCTGAACACCCTGGCCGACGCCACGGGGACCCTCGACGTGGAAACCATCATCGCGGCGGCGGAAACCGGTCTGGTGCTGGACGGCCCGGCCACCCGCCGGGGTTTCCTGGGCAATCAAGCAGTAGGCCCCGCCCACCTGGCCATGGCGAACGGGGTCGACTTCGACATCATCGACGCACTCTAGTGCCGAGCGGCACTGTCAGGCGCTGATCAAACTATCGAGCACCGAGAAGAACATGCCCAGACCGTCGTCGCTGGGGCCGGTCAGTGCCTCGGTGGCGTGTTCGGGGTGCGGCATCAAACCGACGACCCGCCCGTTGGCCGAGGAGATCCCGGCGATCCCGCGCTGCGAGCCGTTCGGGTTGTCGCCCGCGTAGCGGAACACCACGCGGCCTTCGCCTTCGAGCTCGTCGAGGACCTTCTCCGAAGCCTGGAAACGCCCCTCGCCCGATTTCAGCGGAACAAGGATCTGCGCGCCCGGCTCGTACCGGGAACTCCACGCGGTATCGGTCGCCTCGACCTTCAGCCACTCGTCCCGGCAGATGAAGTGCAGCCCCTCGTTGCGGGTCAGCGCACCCGGCAGCAGCCCGGCCTCGCATAGCACCTGGAATCCATTGCAGATACCGAGTACCGGCAGACCCTGCCCCGCCGCCCGCACGACCTCGCCCATCACAGGCGCGAACCGCGCGATGGCCCCGCACCGCAGGTAGTCGCCGTAGGAGAAGCCACCGGGCACGATCACCGCGTCGACACCCTTGATATCGGCGTCGGCATGCCACAGGCTCACAGCCTCGGCGCCGGCCAGCCGAACCGCCCGAGCGGCATCGACATCGTCGAGCGTCCCGGGGAACGTAATTACGCCGATGCGTGCACTCACGAGACCCGAACGACCTTCCAGTCCTCGATCACCGTGTTCGCCAGCAGCGCCTCGGCGATCTGCTCGAGCTGGGCGTCCGACACGCTGTCGTCCACCTCGAGCTCGAATCGCTTGCCCTGCCGCACATCCGAGATTCCGGCGAATCCCAGACGCGGGAGCGCGCCGACCACGGCCTGTCCCTGGGGGTCCAGAATCTCGGCCTTCGGCATGACCTCGACCACGACTCGTGCCACGCGTTGCTCCTCAAGTGATGTGGGGGTTACCTCGGAAATCTTAGTTGACCGGGCCGTCGTGCCCGCGTTCCGGGGTCACGGCGGCTTAGCATCGGGTATGCGCATCGCCCACTTCGGTCATTCCTGCATCCTCGTGGAACTGCACGGCGTGAAAGTGCTGTTCGACCCCGGAACCTTCGCGCACGGGTTCGAGGGCATCACCGGCTTGGACGCGATCGCGGTGACCCACCAGCATCCCGACCACATCGACCC
It includes:
- the purQ gene encoding phosphoribosylformylglycinamidine synthase subunit PurQ, which translates into the protein MSARIGVITFPGTLDDVDAARAVRLAGAEAVSLWHADADIKGVDAVIVPGGFSYGDYLRCGAIARFAPVMGEVVRAAGQGLPVLGICNGFQVLCEAGLLPGALTRNEGLHFICRDEWLKVEATDTAWSSRYEPGAQILVPLKSGEGRFQASEKVLDELEGEGRVVFRYAGDNPNGSQRGIAGISSANGRVVGLMPHPEHATEALTGPSDDGLGMFFSVLDSLISA
- the purS gene encoding phosphoribosylformylglycinamidine synthase subunit PurS, encoding MARVVVEVMPKAEILDPQGQAVVGALPRLGFAGISDVRQGKRFELEVDDSVSDAQLEQIAEALLANTVIEDWKVVRVS